The following coding sequences are from one Vicugna pacos chromosome 19, VicPac4, whole genome shotgun sequence window:
- the CEBPB gene encoding CCAAT/enhancer-binding protein beta → MQRLVAWDPACLPLPPPPAFKSMEVANFYYEADCLAAAYGGKAAPAAPPAARPGPRPPAGELGSIGDHERAIDFSPYLEPLGAPQAPAPATATDTFEAAPPAPAPTPASSGQHHDFLSDLFSDDYGGKNCKKAAEYGYVSLGRLGAAKGALHPGCFAPLHPPPPPPPPQPAELKAEPGFEPADCKRKEEAGAPGGGAAGMAAGFPYALRAYLGYQAVPSGSSGSLSTSSSSSPPGTPSPADSKPPPAACYAGAAPAPSQVKSKAKKTVDKHSDEYKIRRERNNIAVRKSRDKAKMRNLETQHKVLELTAENERLQKKVEQLSRELSTLRNLFKQLPEPLLASSGHC, encoded by the coding sequence ATGCAACGCCTGGTGGCCTGGGACCCAGCATGTCtccccctgccgccgccgcctgctTTTAAATCCATGGAAGTGGCCAACTTCTACTACGAGGCGGACTGCTTGGCTGCTGCGTACGGCGGCAAGGCGGCCCCAGCGGCGCCCCCCGCAGCCAGACCCGGGCCGCGCCCCCCCGCCGGCGAGCTGGGTAGCATCGGTGACCACGAGCGCGCCATCGACTTCAGCCCGTACCTGGAGCCGCTGGGCGCGCCGCAGGCCCCGGCGCCAGCCACGGCCACGGACACCTTCGAGGCGGCTCCGCCCGCGCCCGCCCCCACGCCCGCCTCCTCCGGGCAGCACCACGACTTCCTCTCCGACCTCTTCTCCGACGACTACGGGGGCAAGAACTGCAAGAAGGCAGCCGAATACGGCTACGTGAGCCTGGGGCGTCTGGGGGCCGCCAAGGGCGCGCTGCACCCGGGCTGCTTCGCGCCCCTAcacccgccgcccccgccgccgccgccacagcCGGCTGAGCTCAAGGCGGAGCCGGGCTTCGAGCCCGCGGACTGCAAGCGGAAGGAGGAGGCCGGAGCGCCGGGCGGCGGCGCCGCAGGCATGGCGGCTGGCTTCCCGTACGCGCTGCGCGCCTACCTCGGCTACCAGGCGGTGCCGAGCGGCAGTAGCGGGAGCCTGTCCACGTCCTCGTCGTCCAGCCCGCCCGGCACGCCGAGCCCCGCCGACTCCAAGCCGCCCCCGGCCGCCTGCTACGCGGGGGCGGCACCGGCGCCCTCGCAGGTCAAGAGCAAGGCCAAGAAGACCGTGGACAAGCATAGCGACGAGTACAAGATCCGGCGCGAGCGCAACAACATCGCGGTGCGCAAGAGCCGCGACAAGGCCAAGATGCGCAACCTGGAGAcgcagcacaaggtcctggagCTCACGGCCGAGAACGAGCGGCTCCAGAAGAAGGTGGAGCAGCTGTCGCGCGAGCTCAGCACCCTGCGGAACTTGTTCAAGCAGCTGCCCGAGCCCCTGCTCGCCTCCTCCGGCCACTGCTAG